The Leishmania panamensis strain MHOM/PA/94/PSC-1 chromosome 32 sequence genome window below encodes:
- a CDS encoding 60S ribosomal protein L18a, putative (TriTrypDB/GeneDB-style sysID: LpmP.32.0940), whose product MVKPHLRHYQVVGRESPSEKNPEPTVYKFEVFAPNFVVAKSRFWRMMKIKNKVKATHGDVLSCKVVKDAKLVARNYLVDIAYYSQRCGYTRMVKEFRDVSKTGAVSQAYHDLASRHRARYHNIEVLCVKSIPDHEVKHLSIAQYHAPNLSFPLLQRRSKAARKDRAIFVKKNTKRAVVA is encoded by the coding sequence ATGGTAAAGccacacctccgccactACCAGGTGGTCGGCCGCGAGTCCCCCTCCGAGAAGAACCCCGAGCCGACTGTGTACAAGTTTGAGGTGTTCGCCCCGAACTTCGTCGTTGCCAAGAGTCGCTTCTGGCGCATGATGAAGATCAAGAACAAGGTCAAGGCCACCCACGGTGATGTGCTTTCCTGCAAGGTCGTGAAGGACGCGAAGCTGGTGGCGCGCAACTATCTGGTCGACATCGCCTACTAcagccagcgctgcggctaCACGCGCATGGTCAAGGAGTTCCGCGACGTCTCCAAAACTGGTGCCGTGAGCCAGGCCTACCACGATCTGGCCTCCCGCCACCGTGCTCGTTACCACAACATTGAGGTGCTGTGCGTGAAGAGTATCCCGGACCACGAGGTGAAGCACCTGAGCATTGCCCAGTACCACGCCCCGAACCTGTCCTtcccgctcctgcagcgccgcagtaAGGCAGCCCGCAAGGACCGCGCCATATTCGTCAAGAAGAACACGAAgcgcgctgtggtggcgtAA
- a CDS encoding ethanolamine-phosphate cytidylyltransferase, putative (TriTrypDB/GeneDB-style sysID: LpmP.32.0950) encodes MSAAPSSTTPSCVTSPTVEVPSGKVWLNSDEPNDEYALFCTEEIPPKAPGTIRIWVDGCFDMLHFGHANALRQARRLGAELFVGCHSDEEVMRFKGPPMMHAEERYEALRACKWVDYVVENYPYCTRLKDVQRFEIDYVVHGDDISVDLDGNNSYQEIIDAGKFKVVKRTEGISTTNLVGRMLLCTKDHMLKSVDEMQLENCLFEEKPTMHCLTTSRKIVQFSNNSNPKSGDRIVYVDGSFDLFHIGHIRVLRKARELGDYVIVGVYEDQVVNEQKGKNYPIMNLNERVLGVLSCRYVDEVVMGVPFDVSKEVIDELHIDVVVGGRFSDVEAGAGGSTAYEVPKAMGIYHEVDSGCTLSTDSLIDRVVENRLAFLKRQAKKRAKDKKSQESKPDAFRNVEEVS; translated from the coding sequence ATGTCTGCCGCTCCTTCTTCGACAACTCCATCGTGTGTCACCTCGCCTACTGTGGAGGTCCCATCAGGCAAAGTGTGGTTGAACTCTGACGAGCCCAATGACGAGTACGCACTGTTCTGCACCGAAGAGATCCCACCGAAAGCGCCAGGCACAATTCGCATCTGGGTAGACGGGTGCTTCGATATGCTCCACTTTGGACACGCAAATGCACTGCGGCAGGCACGCCGACTCGGCGCCGAACTCTTCGTCGGCTGCCAcagcgatgaggaggtgATGCGCTTTAAAGGGCCGCCAATGATGCACGCTGAGGAGCGCTATGAAGCGCTGCGGGCGTGCAAGTGGGTCGACTACGTGGTCGAAAACTACCCGTACTGCACACGGCTCAAAGATGTCCAACGTTTCGAGATCGACTACGTCGTACACGGCGACGACATCTCCGTCGACTTGGATGGCAACAATTCCTACCAGGAGATCATCGATGCCGGCAAGTTCAAGGTGGTAAAGCGTACTGAGGGCATCTCAACAACGAACCTGGTGGGGCGCATGCTCCTGTGCACAAAGGACCACATGCTGAAGTCAGTGGACGAGATGCAGCTGGAGAACTGCCTGTTCGAAGAAAAACCCACCATGCACTGTCTGACCACCTCTCGCAAGATAGTGCAGTTCAGCAACAACTCCAACCCCAAATCAGGTGACCGTATTGTGTATGTGGACGGTAGTTTCGATCTCTTTCACATTGGCCATATCCGCGTTTTGCGGAAGGCGCGCGAACTGGGTGACTACGTCATTGTCGGCGTGTATGAGGATCAGGTGGTGAATGAGCAGAAAGGCAAGAACTACCCAATCATGAACCTCAACGAACGTGTGCTCGGCGTCTTGTCTTGCCGTTACGTTGACGAGGTGGTGATGGGCGTGCCGTTTGACGTCAGTAAAGAGGTCATTGATGAGCTCCACATTGATGTGGTCGTAGGCGGCAGGTTCTCGGATGTGGAGGCAGGGGCGGGAGGGAGTACGGCGTATGAGGTACCCAAGGCGATGGGCATCTACCACGAAGTCGACTCGGGCTGCACCCTCTCGACGGACTCCCTTATCGATCGCGTCGTCGAAAACCGCCTTGCCTTTCTGAAGCGTcaggcgaagaagcgcgCCAAGGACAAGAAGAGTCAGGAGAGCAAGCCGGACGCGTTCCGCaatgtggaggaggtgagctAG
- a CDS encoding phenylalanyl-tRNA synthetase alpha chain, putative (TriTrypDB/GeneDB-style sysID: LpmP.32.0930), giving the protein MTEQVSIEATILKALSSTERVFSTDVAESIGADHQDVVGAGKSLEADNYIHSEMEQRMVLKLSSEALQIMESGSPEYRVWSLLKDDKMSQEDVASKLGKEATGVALANGIKSKMFKTTKEAGKVFLERVPGSENVVDTVRELLKETAAAANQIDAKAMETLKKRKLAAMEAKKVFVYTKGPSYAVERAAKAVGDLTREMLADGSWKERQFKEYNFSAQGAEVGGGALHPLLKVRQEFREILMELGFQEMSTQHWAEVSFWNFDSLFIPQQHPARDLQDTFFLSKPETSNVSDLEYVERVKAQHEESFRTPWKLEEASRNVLRTHTTGSSAFVLKNLAKCAKRGPDGKLHFTPGRYYSIDRVFRNEEMDRTHLCEFHQVEGCVIDRDISLAKMMHTFDSFFRRIGVSQLRFKPAFNPYTEPSMEIFGFHTGLNKWIEVGNSGLFRPELLRPMGFEDDVAVMAWGLSLERPTMIKYGINNIHELFGHRVDIRSIKRAAIARY; this is encoded by the coding sequence ATGACGGAGCAGGTATCAATTGAGGCGACCATCCTCAAGGCGCTGTCGAGTACCGAGCGAGTGTTCTCGACAGATGTAGCAGAGTCGATTGGGGCCGACCACCAGGACGTCGTGGGTGCCGGTAAGTCGCTGGAGGCGGACAACTACATCCACTCGGAAATGGAGCAGAGGATGGTCCTAAAGCTCTCCAGCGAGGCTCTGCAGATTATGGAGAGCGGTAGCCCCGAGTACCGAGTCTGGAGTCTGCTCAAGGATGACAAGATGAGTCAGGAGGACGTAGCGAGCAAACTCGGCAAGGAGGCAACGGGGGTGGCGCTGGCCAACGGCATCAAGTCGAAGATGTTCAAGACGACAAAGGAGGCGGGGAAGGTCTTTCTGGAGCGCGTGCCGGGCAGCGAAAATGTCGTTGACACTGTTCGGGAGTTGCTAAAGGagactgccgccgccgcgaacCAAATTGATGCCAAGGCGATGGAGACGCTCAAGAAGCGTAAGCTcgcggcgatggaggcgaagaaggtcTTTGTGTATACAAAGGGGCCGTCATACGCTGTGGAACGTGCTGCGAAGGCAGTGGGGGACCTGACGCGCGAGATGCTCGCCGACGGCTCGTGGAAAGAGCGTCAGTTCAAGGAGTACAACTTCTCTGCACAGGGTGCGGAggtgggtggcggtgcacTGCATCCGCTCTTGAAGGTGCGCCAGGAGTTCCGCGAGATTCTCATGGAGCTTGGGTTCCAGGAGATGAGCACGCAGCATTGGGCAGAGGTGTCGTTCTGGAACTTTGACTCGCTCTTTATTCCCCAGCAGCATCCGGCGCGGGATCTGCAGGACACCTTCTTCCTGTCAAAGCCAGAGACCTCAAATGTGAGCGACTTGGAGTACGTGGAGCGCGTCAAGGCGCAGCACGAGGAGAGCTTCCGTACGCCGTGGAAGCTTGAGGAGGCAAGCCGCAACGTGCTGCGTACCCACACCACCGGCTCCTCAGCCTTCGTGCTAAAAAATCTCGCCAAATGTGCGAAGCGTGGTCCAGATGGCAAGCTGCACTTTACTCCTGGGCGGTACTATAGCATTGACCGCGTATTCCGCAACGAGGAGATGGACCGCACCCACTTGTGCGAGTTCCACCAAGTTGAGGGGTGCGTGATTGATCGCGACATCTCTCTTGCCAAAATGATGCACACTTTCGACTCCTTCTTCCGTCGCATTGGCGTTTCTCAGCTACGCTTCAAGCCCGCCTTCAACCCGTACACGGAGCCCTCAATGGAGATCTTTGGCTTCCACACCGGCCTGAACAAGTGGATCGAGGTGGGCAACAGCGGCCTCTTCCGaccagagctgctgcgcccaaTGGGCTTCGAAGACGACGTGGCAGTGATGGCTTGGGGGCTTTCGCTAGAGCGACCGACGATGATCAAGTACGGTATCAACAACATTCATGAGCTCTTTGGCCATCGTGTTGATATTCGCTCCATCAAGCGCGCCGCAATTGCCCGCTATTAG
- a CDS encoding protein phosphatase methylesterase, putative (TriTrypDB/GeneDB-style sysID: LpmP.32.0970), with translation MPRSAYEAMTSSAESHGDDIDMHVMTYDQRCHGRSTFGGGEDHLSIEVLMRDFLDVLQYAKTELYPTSNFYVLGHSLGGAIVTRALSGNKSGLDRVSGVLLVDVVEGTAQLSLQHMKSFLKNRPNTFPEVKDAVVWFLRMGGMQNPDGAEVSVPPLLQQNPNTGLWEWRTDMHKMESVWDGWFTGLDEAFISLPCAKMLCTANAERLDKALTVAQMQGKFQFEVIGNGCGHYVMDDATLTIVAKVRRFVKRNEVLGQKVQLINRHLSGQMNNTTVPSNRM, from the coding sequence ATGCCGCGCTCTGCATATGAGGCGATGACGTCAAGTGCGGAGTCGCATGGCGATGACATAGACATGCACGTCATGACATACGaccagcgctgccacggccGGTCCACTttcggtggcggcgaagaTCATCTCTCGATCGAGGTGCTGATGCGTGACTTCTTGGACGTACTCCAGTACGCCAAAACAGAGCTGTACCCCACGAGCAACTTTTATGTCCTCGGCCACTCGCTTGGCGGCGCCATCGTGACGCGTGCGCTGAGCGGAAACAAGTCCGGCCTTGACCGTGTTTCTGGCGTGCTTCTTGTAGACGTGGTCGAGGGAACGGCGCAACTGTCGTTACAGCACATGAAGTCCTTCCTCAAAAACCGCCCCAACACGTTTCCCGAGGTGAAGGATGCCGTGGTCTGGTTCTTGCGCATGGGGGGGATGCAGAACCCTGATGGCGCCGAAGTCTCCgtgccaccgctgttgcAGCAAAACCCCAACACAGGCCTGTGGGAGTGGCGGACGGACATGCACAAAATGGAGAGCGTCTGGGACGGGTGGTTCACCGGCCTCGACGAGGCGTTCATTTCACTGCCGTGCGCTAAGATGCTGTGCACCGCGAACGCGGAGCGGCTGGACAAGGCGCTCACGGTTGCACAGATGCAGGGCAAATTCCAGTTCGAGGTAATTGGCAACGGGTGTGGGCACTACGTCATGGACGACGCGACGCTGACCATTGTCGCAAAGGTGCGTCGCTTTGTAAAGCGCAACGAGGTGCTGGGGCAGAAGGTGCAACTTATAAACAGGCACCTCTCTGGTCAGATGAACAATACAACGGTGCCGTCCAACCGCATGtag
- a CDS encoding hypothetical protein (TriTrypDB/GeneDB-style sysID: LpmP.32.0960) codes for MSSSPSVTPSVTQPMVSQTTLDGVFFEALLSQELNLALWRSCGAPQEALQCALEEMQRLDRAACAEDALLRYLNASRCTEQRAYKRRRDELQSQLHKTREKVSALEKLVCVGTAGLSAREVGIGKRLRACLLE; via the coding sequence ATGTCGTCCTCTCCCAGTGTCACGCCGTCCGTGACGCAGCCGATGGTTTCCCAGACCACCCTCGACGGTGTTTTTTTTGAAGCTCTTCTGAGCCAAGAGCTCAACCTAGCTCtctggcggagctgcggcgcACCACAGGAGGCTCTACAGTGTGCTctggaggagatgcagcgGCTAGATCGTGCTGCTTGCGCAGAGGATGCGCTTCTACGCTACCTCAATgccagccgctgcaccgaACAGCGTGCGTACAAACGGCGGCGCGAtgagctgcagtcgcagTTGCATAAGACGCGCGAGAAGGTCTCAGCTCTGGAGAAGTTGGTGTGCGTCGGAACTGCTGGGTTGTCTGCGCGTGAAGTTGGTATAGGCAAGCGCTTGCGCGCGTGCTTGCTCGAGTAG
- a CDS encoding hypothetical protein (TriTrypDB/GeneDB-style sysID: LpmP.32.0910), producing the protein MSTVVLSNLPMGCIESDIHRALLMYGTAVHIEMHVNASQATVTMRTKQEAQALLNRRSVNVIGTSVRVDAPVQGPPLQPQHHLTQQQQAMPQSPQHLQQQQIGGYGYGSGDGAQQQQPIYSNMAPQQYPQHELSRPPQQHLQPQQLYPQQPQQMPLQSQPQSTGNYITNSSHRGGGSGHAIMPTPPQPSRRLRVLVEDCRYPITRDVLMQMFSMIAPPVSVSCGPYGPTTTGTVEFADAAAAQQAMDEFHNNAIYPNCCYIKLYFEPMWDQFDPAQPPQPLHQPHLYGNSNSAYGYPTQSSTNSPPSGHANPYGVTSHAPAQPDAPGAGWGGGDSARCYSGSTPSNAAPQSQHPQSGQSTTDPNSGGRDGYGAGSGYAHDGGSAVRQGGEGEATRGMAPGAIGRGGRGTIRGGIVGRGSGPGSGAATGFSPYDSSGAPPARGGGIGVVRPPGSQVSPCIVLVSGVNESVPLYDLWVLLEVFGNVNSLKRQFRERTNVVAQFQHPGDTLTAIQYLQHCPFRGGVLRLKRFSGYQAREAELETKSATDPTAQAAVFTTGYHHRTPPRAPVNVRGRVRPDKNLYITNLTEAIQDDELKGIMKEVGFEPDSFYRRGPTGVIVAYKDTETAVDALIAVHAKEVRGRFLRVTFSRFPPGPRPLRDGVDKGDEDDDGDAVQCGGQQETPPPHQQQQQQAAEPPQESEAAPQDFAEAPVPPPPQKPEPLPEGANRGEAESSAPEASPKTTKAKTRAAKR; encoded by the coding sequence ATGTCCACTGTGGTCCTCAGCAACCTCCCGATGGGGTGCATCGAGTCGGATATCCACCGGGCCTTACTCATGTATGGCACCGCCGTCCACATTGAGATGCATGTGAATGCATCTCAGGCCACTGTGACAATGCGCACGAAGCAGGAGGCCCAGGCACTGTTGAATCGACGCTCTGTGAACGTCATTGGCACCTCGGTGCGCGTGGACGCTCCGGTGCAGgggccaccactgcagccgcagcatcacctgactcaacagcagcaggcgatgCCCCAATCACCGCaacatctgcagcagcaacagatAGGTGGCTACGGGTATGGTTCTGGTGATGGtgcccagcagcaacagcccaTCTACAGCAACatggcaccgcagcagtaTCCCCAACACGAGCTCAGTCgtccgccacagcagcacctgcagccacagcagctctACCCACAACAACCACAGCAGATGCCCTTGCAGTCGCAACCGCAAAGCACGGGCAATTACATTACAAACTCCAGccacagaggcggcggcagtggccaCGCAATCATGCCAACGCCTCCTCAGCCTTCTCGGCGTCTACGTGTGCTTGTGGAGGACTGTCGCTACCCGATTACCCGCGACGTACTCATGCAGATGTTCAGCATGATTGCTCCGCCCGTGAGTGTGTCGTGTGGCCCGTACGGCCCAACTACCACCGGCACGGTGGAGTTCGcggacgcagcggcggcgcaacagGCCATGGACGAATTTCACAACAACGCAATCTATCCCAACTGCTGCTACATCAAGCTGTACTTTGAGCCGATGTGGGACCAATTCGACCCCGCGCAACCGCCTCAGCCGTTGCACCAACCGCACTTGtacggcaacagcaacagcgcctACGGCTATCCGACGCAAAGCTCCACCAACTCGCCGCCCTCGGGGCATGCGAATCCGTACGGTGTGACATCGCACGCCCCCGCTCAACCCGACGCGCCTGGCGCGGgctggggcggcggcgatagTGCCCGATGTTATAGCGGCTCCACCCCGTCAAATGCCgcgccgcagtcgcagcaTCCGCAGTCTGGGCAGTCCACAACCGATCCTAACAGTGGCGGCCGAGACGGCTATGGTGCCGGTTCAGGCTATGCGCACGACGGAGGCTCTGCAGTGCGACAGGGTGGCGAGGGTGAGGCTACTCGTGGAATGGCACCTGGGGCGATAGGGCGAGGTGGCCGGGGCACCATTCGGGGTGGTATCGTGGGTCGTGGGAGCGGTCCGGGGtccggcgctgccaccggctTCAGCCCGTACGACTCCTCAGGGGCACCGCCGGCGCGAGGTGGCGGTATCGGCGTCGTGCGCCCTCCGGGATCGCAGGTGAGCCCCTGCATCGTCTTGGTCAGCGGTGTGAACGAGTCGGTTCCTTTGTACGACCTATGGGTGCTATTAGAGGTTTTCGGCAACGTGAACTCGTTGAAACGGCAGTTTCGCGAGCGCACGAACGTGGTGGCGCAGTTCCAACACCCTGGCGATACCTTGACGGCGATTCAATacctgcagcactgcccgTTTCGCggtggtgtgctgcggctgaaGCGCTTCAGCGGGTACCAAGCGCGGGAGGCGGAGTTGGAAACGAAGTCGGCGACTGATCCGACAGCTCAGGCTGCGGTTTTCACCACTGGTTATCACCACcgcacgccgccgcgagcGCCAGTGAACGTGCGAGGCCGTGTGCGCCCAGACAAGAACCTATACATCACCAACCTCACGGAGGCCATCCAGGATGACGAGCTGAAGGGGATCATGAAGGAGGTCGGGTTTGAGCCAGACTCGTTCTACCGTCGAGGTCCTACAGGAGTCATTGTCGCCTATAAGGATACGGAGACGGCTGTAGACGCTCTCATCGCGGTACACGCCAAGGAGGTGCGCGGTCGCTTTCTCCGAGTGACCTTCTCACGCTTCCCACCAGGTCCGCGGCCCTTGCGCGACGGCGTGGACAAAGgagacgaggacgacgacggggATGCTGTGCAGTGCGGCGGTCAACAGGagacgccaccaccgcatcagcagcagcaacagcaggcGGCTGAGCCACCACAGGAAAGCGAGGCAGCGCCTCAAGATTTTGCagaggcgccggtgccgccccCGCCGCAGAAACCTGAGCCTCTTCCAGAGGGGGCGAACAGAGGCGAGGCGGAGTCGTCCGCACCTGAGGCATCACCAAAGACGACGAAGGCAAAGACGAGGGCTGCAAAGAGGTAG
- a CDS encoding hypothetical protein (TriTrypDB/GeneDB-style sysID: LpmP.32.0920) — MSSVISPARNKHATCARAGTVLISLFCPPISAHAFVTTLDVGAYAFWFVHVCTLVLGPSSLSVCFLTLLRGHELHLRQHASPLLTFREYTSMDVAGSLEQAWDPSTPGAGALRATAIAQLYFRMTTHHPLTILVVDTMCLVFGADGVTVQELVNYLGITEDRVRFGLEGIPAGMRCTARQLESEGSFVGAAPDALEDEDAVQRDRRTGDGEGGSKETRYYLNYKQMLPLVYAHVTRLLLSACVTDVPPCRYVESVKQAQLAAYQKFDTSNAYAFFASGPPPHAEEAQATSGGVGPSGRGIDDYVDISEAMRRRNAIRGVPCLGCSCYFLVEEFCETLTRCPRCGKDILSLCLHFIQTKLQARVKEKETLVTLLPPVRQMWKRFVAREQSQTPSAAPVSSLLTAETHKTAVHNTAASTGASAASAVPLLRLLLDCTLARDPFLFQQAAAFLSLYSARFASVSDAASVVDVQEILTEREYQDRLRSCASLADQFRSRHRHAASVHVRLISQREIDAARQQESHQKLLKRAMLPPWLRHTAALDELGGSHICASPNSGTASTQGAEMDVAKEPCGIEGSRFGEISKGCVSTGGAVWTAENSLAGCSVAAASAQKRQRAATDTDAKAALTRTASFITAHYYNDEFDAVVLPQLRRVRRTKKEPSIGNEKPSVI, encoded by the coding sequence ATGAGCTCAGTAATTTCTCCAGCCCGTAATAAGCATGCTACCTGCGCACGTGCAGGTACTGTGCTGATCTCCCTGTTTTGCCCACCGATCTCGGCGCACGCGTTCGTGACGACTCTCGACGTAGGTGCCTATGCGTTTTGGTtcgtgcacgtgtgtacTCTCGTATTAGgaccctcctccctttctgttTGCTTTTTGACGCTCCTCCGAGGACACGAGCTACACCTCCGTCAGCATGCGTCCCCCCTACTCACATTTAGAGAGTACACGAGTATGGATGTGGCTGGCTCGCTGGAGCAGGCGTGGGATCCATCCACGCCTGGTGCCGGCGCGCTCCGTGCCACTGCTATCGCCCAGCTCTACTTCCGGATGACCACTCATCACCCCCTGACGATCTTGGTGGTGGACACGATGTGCCTCGTCTTTGGGGCGGACGGCGTAacggtgcaggagctggtGAACTACTTGGGGATCACCGAGGATCGGGTGCGGTTTGGTCTGGAGGGCATTCCCGCGGGAATGCGGTGCActgcgcggcagctggagTCGGAAGGGTCGTTTGTTGGAGCTGCGCCCGACGCATTGGAGGATGAGGATGCGGTGCAACGCGACCGACGCACtggcgacggagaggggggctccAAGGAGACTCGATACTACCTGAACTACAAGCAAATGTTGCCCCTTGTGTACGCCCATGTGacgcgtctgctgctgtctgcGTGCGTGACCGATGTGCCGCCATGTCGGTACGTGGAGTCTGTGAAacaggcgcagctggcggcgtACCAGAAATTTGATACAAGCAATGCTTacgccttctttgcctccggccccccaccccacgcAGAGGAAGCACAGGcgaccagcggcggcgtcgggCCGTCCGGCAGGGGCATCGACGATTACGTCGATATCTCAGAGGCAATGCGGCGCCGAAACGCGATTCGTGGTGTCCCCTGTCTCGGCTGTTCTTGCTACTTCCTTGTCGAGGAGTTTTGCGAAACCCTCACTCGCTGTCCGCGGTGCGGCAAGGACATCCTGAGCCTCTGCCTTCACTTCATCCAGACAAAGTTACAGGCACgtgtgaaggagaaggagactCTGGTCACGCTGTTGCCACCGGTGAGGCAGATGTGGAAGCGCTTCGTTGCACGTGAACAGTCACAGACGCCGAGTGCCGCACCGGTGTCTTCGTTATTGACTGCCGAGACGCACAAGACAGCAGTGCACAACACCGCTGCGAGCACAGGTGCTtccgctgcttcagctgtGCCACTTCTGAGGCTCCTGCTCGATTGCACGCTGGCCCGCGACCCGTTTTTGTTTCAGCAAGCTGCTGCATTCTTGTCGCTCTATAGCGCGCGCTTTGCCTCTGTGAGCGACGCGGCGAGTGTAGTGGATGTGCAGGAAATACTCACCGAGCGCGAGTATCAAGATCGGCTTcggagctgcgcatcgcTAGCCGACCAGTTTCGCTCCCGCCACCGTCACGCCGCGTCGGTGCACGTGCGTCTTATTTCCCAGCGAGAGATTgacgcagcgaggcagcagGAAAGCCACcagaagctgctgaagcgggCAATGCTGCCACCTTGGCTGCGACACACAGCCGCGCTCGATGAACTCGGTGGCAGCCACATTTGCGCCAGCCCTAACAGCGGTACCGCCTCGACGCAGGGGGCGGAGATGGACGTGGCAAAGGAGCCTTGTGGAATAGAGGGCTCACGATTCGGAGAAATTAGCAAAGGATGCGTCTCCACTGGTGGAGCGGTCTGGACGGCAGAGAATAGCCTAGCCGGCTGCTCGGTAGCTGCGGCGTCTGCGCAGAAGCGTCAACGGGCCGCAACAGACACTGACGCGAAGGCAGCACTGACCCGAACCGCTTCCTTCATCACGGCGCACTACTACAATGACGAATTTGATGCGGTGGTCCTCCCTCAGTTGCGGCGTGTACGACGAACAAAGAAAGAGCCATCCATCGGAAACGAAAAACCGAGTGTTATATAA